TGTACGAACAATATTCTCAATGATCAATCCAGAGAAATTGATAGAATGTAATCTCTCGATTACCAATTCCCCTAACCCGTTGTATTCAATCCTATGCACTTAAAGAGGAACCAATGAGAAACAATATCCAATCCAAGATTGACGCAGGCTATACCTACGACGAACTACTGAGCGAAGGACTAGCCAGCTTCGATGATATTGCCCGCTATGAATCACAGTATTCCCTGTATGACGAAGATGCAGAACCAAAGCCCAAAAAGGTAAAAGCCAAACCGAAAACTCAAACAACAATACCAAGTAAAGAAGCAGAAATTGACTTTGAATTTTAGCGAGAAACCATGACATGGAATTTAGACAGATCGACCTGAAGACAGCGCAAGAATTACCCTTGCCGATGAAAACCGTTGAGCATAGCTACCTCGAACTGAAGATTGGCAAAGACATCGAACCGAGTAAACTCGCTGTCGGCAAGATGTACGATGGCATCACCGAAAGAGACATCGAGCGACTGCAAGAGCAAGGACTGTATCTAATTCTTGCCAATGGAAGAACAGCTTACTTTAGCGATCGCGAGATTGCTGAGAAAGTAAGTACAGAAATCTTCACCAATCATAGTGATGCCGTCGCCTATGGCAGCTTGCCCATCTCCGAAGCCAAGACCTCCATATTCAAAGAGCAAGCCAGAATCCTGATCATCGATGATGAAACCCTGAATAAAGATCTAGATACAGGAATCTACCAAGCTGACTGGGGAAATCAACCCATCACCCTTGGTAATGGCATCACCATCAGTGACAAAGCGATGGGACTTATTGCCAGCAAACTCGGAGACTGCTATAGCCTGATCTCACCAGACCTAGCAACCCAACTACAAGCCGAACCAAATCGCCCATTTCAATATCGAGCCGCCATACCTGAGTGGCAGGGTGTCATCAAAGGAACCTGCCGAGCCAGTTTGCTCTGTCAAGCCTTAGCAGTTGATGGAATTATCGCCAAATCAAGCGTCAAAGGCGACAATAAAACCACTAGCACAGGCATCCACGAAGTCAGCCTATTCTGGTCAAGAAAAGAAGATGCTAAATTCACTGAGCAGAAACTAGGTACTCAAGCTCTCGTCTTCTTCCCAGAAGGAGTCCAAGCGGACGTACTGCCCAAGCTCAAAATCAAGGCTGAACGCCTCGCTGAAGCCCAATCCGATCCGCGCAAGATAGCGCAACTGTATATCGAGCGCCATGAAAAGCGCCTACAGCAGAGGCAAGAAGCAACAGGCGATCGCGATAAGATTACCCAAATAATAGAACCAGAACTAGCTCTGGAACTGGGATTAAGCCAACAAGAAAACACAACAGCCAATGAAATTGACCGAGAGCCATTAACTTCACCTAACGAAGAATACCAAGATTGGCTGTATGACATCCTCAAAACAGACCTGATTGAAGGTGGTCATTGTCAGATCTTAGAAATGGAAGACATCGCCAAACGCCTGCGAGAATTCCTGCAAAGTGAATGGCAAGAAGTTGCCACAGGAGGCGTTTACGTCCCCAGTGGTATCGCTCAACCCCACACTCAACTCCAAGAAGGCGAAGTCAGTTTTACGGGACTACCCGATGGAGCCGAAGTTGCCATCTATCGCAGTCCTGTCGCTAATGCTGCCAACTTTGACGTATTTACGAACAACCTCACAGTTCTGCGTGAATTAGATCCTGAAGCCTACAGACAAAAAGGAGTCTGCTATCTCAATCCCAATGATGCGAAACGACTGGTGATCGACTTTGACGGCGATCGCGTGGGGATCATTCCCAGTCAACTGACACCCGAACAGCAAGCCTGTTCCCAGAAAATTATCGAGCAGTATCCAACCCTAATTCAAGAGATTATCGACAAAAATTTGCCAGAGAACAAACCAATTCAAGTTGAGAAAGAAAAGAAAATTCCCCGCGATACTGCCAATGGATTTTCCACCCTAGCTAGTGCAGCCGTAAATGCCGCCGACAACCCCACAGGTAGGGTGGCAAATCTGGGCATGAGGCTAGAAGCATTGCGATGGGAAACTCAATTTATTCCTGAATCTGAAAGCAGCGAATACTTGCAAGGCATTGGCAAACACTTCCAAAAGCTACTTGCGGAAGACCAAGAGCCTAAGAAACCCTTTCGCATTCTCAATGAATCGTGGCGCAATCAGATTGTTGAAATCAGTCAAATCGCCAGTACCATACTCAAACTACCCGAACCAGAAAAAGCATATGCTGTAGCCCAAGGTTTAGCCAAAACCGAGAGACTGCTGTGGCAGTTAGAAAGCCTCGCAGCCGTGAACTTACAACGCGCAGTCGATACTCCCAAAAGTGCCAGAAAAGTCAATGAAGATGAATTTCAATTCTGTCAGAAAGTCGCCAAATACAAACAGGTCGAATGGATTAAAGACAAAGATAACAGCTATGCCTATATCGGTGCTGAAGGCATTAAAACCAATACTCAAGACCCCGTAGGCTGGATGGTGGAACAAGCCAATCAGATTTACAAAGAACATAGTCTGATTGGCGATCGCAATTACAACCGCTTTGACCATATCTTCCCCAAAGACAGCCATACCGCCGCAGATAGTGAATGGGCAAAGGGCATCGCTACGCAATACAACAAGCTCATCTCTGAAGCCGCCGCCAGTCGTAGTCGTCTAGAACATGAAGAAGGCATAGCCCTTACTGCTACTTCTAGCAAAGGCAACAAAATCGAAATCGTCAGTGTGATTAGCACCGACCCCGATGGCGAGTCCCCAATCTGGGAGATGGCAAGGAAAGGAGAAACCGTCGATATCCAGATAACAAAGAATAAGGACTGGAAGACCGAAAAACAATATCCCTATAAAGCCGTCGCCCTAATCGATCAAGACAAAATTGATGTGGGCTTAATCTCCCCAGCCACCTTAGCCGCCTATGGCAAAACCATTGAAAAGGACAAAATCTTCGGCAACCTGAAACTAGAATTCCAACTGGGAATCTCCAAAAATGACGTTGACGACAAATTTGCCGCCGCCGAGAAATATCTAGAAACCCAGAGGGATGCAATTCCAGAAGCTGAACGAGATCGCCGAGCAGCAGCCCTATGGCATAACAACAATCGCGCGATCGCTGGCAAAATGTTTACCCAAGTCGTAGCCAACCGACTGCAAGAATTACAGGTAGAGCAAATCAAAGTAATTGGCTTGCAGTATGAAACCAACGAACTCAAAGATCGACAATGGCAACCCCATGAATCTCTAAATTGCCGAATGGCAATCGAAGGAAATCCCCAAAGTCCCATTTATGAAAAGCGGGTAATTCAAGTCCAGACAGACGACCAATGGAAAAACATGGGCGTTGTCCACAACGACGCAGCCTATATGCCCATTGGCAGTCAGTTCGTCGCAAATATCCATATTTCCGCTAGTAAGAAAGACGCAGACTTAGCGATAGATAAAAATACACTCAAACTACCTGAAATATGGCATGGACTATCACCAGAGCGAGTCAAAGAAGCAGTCAACCTTGACGCAATTGTGCCGCAATGGGGTAGCTACAGGATACGTGTAAAAACCTGCAAGATAGGCTTAAAAGCGTTACCCAGACGAGCTTTGAGAAATCAGTTTAGACTTATAGGGAGAACCACAAAAAGGACAGAAGTGATGCTTGAGCGAAGAAATAGTTTGCTGGCAATGAGTACAGCGATCGCCAAGTTTCCCCCCACAGAGAAAGCAAAACTTAGCCCTGACATCCATCCACATAGGATCAGCAGGATTGCCAGGAGTCCAGCAAGATGGACAGAACTTAAGCATAGAAACAGGCTCAATGGAAGTACCACGAGAAACAGCCTCTAAATATTCCACGGGAACTTGCAAAGCCGAAGCCAAACCAGTTTTACTATGAGAACTCAGCTTAGCCGTCAGTCCCCGTTCAATCTTGCCCAAACTCTGCAAATGAATCGACGAAATCGCCGCCAACTCCCTCTGATTCAAACCGAGGGAAATTCGGATACGTTTGACATAGGCAGCCAAGGTTTCACCAGAGTTAGGCGATTTATCACCCTGTAAAATATTCACAAAATAGTGTTTAAAAGTATGTTTATAGAAAACTATACTATCAACAGAATTATATAACTCACCGCATTAACTAGCTGATAAATTGACTATCACACTAGCTACAGTTACCACTGAATTCCTAGAGCGTACAGGACTAGCCCAAAGCACCGTGCAATCCTACGAACTAAGCCTAATGCCACTACTCAAAGAATATGGCAGTTATCCCATTGAATTATTGAGTCGAGCAACCCTAACAAAATACCTAGAAGGCTTAACAGATCTCGCCTATACGACCCATCACCGTCACCAAGCCATCCTCCAAGCCCTATTCAACTTTGCCGTAGAGCGCGGTTATCTAAAAGCCAACCCCATCGTCCGACTGCATCGGCGCAAACCAAACCCAGAGAAAGGAGAACATCATGCCGATGGAGTAATTCGATACCTATCGCCCGAACAGATCGTCAGTCTCTACCAAGTCGTAGAACGCGACGGTCGCATGAAAGCATTGGTCTGCTTGCTGCATCGCACAGGAGCGAGGATCGCGGAAATCCTGAGCTTGCAATTAGCAGAAATC
This Pseudanabaena galeata CCNP1313 DNA region includes the following protein-coding sequences:
- a CDS encoding zinc ribbon domain-containing protein, translated to MAAISSIHLQSLGKIERGLTAKLSSHSKTGLASALQVPVEYLEAVSRGTSIEPVSMLKFCPSCWTPGNPADPMWMDVRAKFCFLCGGKLGDRCTHCQQTISSLKHHFCPFCGSPYKSKLISQSSSG
- a CDS encoding tyrosine-type recombinase/integrase, encoding MTITLATVTTEFLERTGLAQSTVQSYELSLMPLLKEYGSYPIELLSRATLTKYLEGLTDLAYTTHHRHQAILQALFNFAVERGYLKANPIVRLHRRKPNPEKGEHHADGVIRYLSPEQIVSLYQVVERDGRMKALVCLLHRTGARIAEILSLQLAEINLKERKFQVIGKGNKTRWCFYSEDAATGLEKYLKYYRHKESPALFTTQQPVTEKVTPLSYQTAHRDWTKLTKNDPKLQGIRMHDLRHTFATERVGLMGIEELRALMGHTNINTTLRYQKVTSERAEITAHKALNQLLQNSENSQT